The genomic DNA GGTGTCGGCGGCCTTCGGGTGCTCGCCCACGGCCCGCGTGCGCAGCCCCCACCGCGTGTAGAACAGCATCACGTGGATGAGGATGAGCAGCAGGAAGGTGATGTACACGATGATGTTGTGCTCAAAGAACACCGGGCCGATGATGGGGATTCGCGAAAGGAGTGGCAGCGAAATCGGTTTGAAGATGCCCGGGTTGTTCAGGTTCTGATACACCTGTAAGAACTTCGCGCTCAGGTAACTGGTGAGGCCCGTGGCGAAGATGTTGATCACCGTGCCGCTCACAATCTGGTCTACCTTGAACTTGATGGACAGGACCGCCAGGATGGCCGCCAGGAAGGCGCTGGACAGCATGGCCGCCATCAGCGCGATCCAGAGGTTGTGCGTGATGCTCCCAACCCACGCCGCCATGAACGCAGCCGTCAGCATCATCCCCTCAATGGCGATATTGATGACCGCCGCGCGTTCGCACAGAATCCCGCAGAACGCGCCCAGCGCGATGGGGATGGCCCGCAGCAAACTGGATGAGAGCATCCCGACCAGGTTCATGGACTTTCCCCGTGCGGCCCAGATGAGGAACGCCGCCACGAAGGCAAAGGCGACCACGCCCAGCGCCCAGCCGGTGCTGCGGAACCCCTTGGCAACCTGCCAGCCGCCCAGGAACGCGCACACGGCCGCCAAGAACCACAGACTGGGGAGCGAGGGGAGCACCAAATCGGGCAGTCTCATGGCCGTGGTCAGGCGGGCGGGGTTCAAACCGAACGTCGTATCCAGGCCCGCCGGCGTGGTACGGGCGAAAATGCCCACGATAACCAGCGCGACGGCGAGGAAGAAAATCCCCATACCGGCGTGTCGCCGCCTTGCGATGGTCAATTCAGCGTTCCGTGCAGCAACTGCCATGTCTGTCCCCCTATCACTGACCCCAGCCGCGGGTGAACACCGTCTCGCCTACCTCTCGCTCCAGGCGGATCCGATAGATCCAGCGGATGATCGCCGGCGCGGCGATGAAGATGATCACCAACGCTTGTAGGATGGAGATGATATCTACGGGCACCCCTGCCAGCGACTGCATACGGGTCGCCCCGCTGCGGAGCGTGCCGAATAGGAGCGCCGCGAGGACCACCCCAGCGGGGTGGCTCTTGCCCAGCAGCGCCAGCGCAATGCTGTCAAACCCGTAGCCCGACGAGAAGGCACTGGCCAGTTGGTGGTTCACGCCCAGCACCTCGTTGGCGCCGGCCATGCCTGCCAGCGCCCCGCTCAGGAACATCGCCAAGACGAAGTTGCGCGTAACGCTGATGCCCGCGTAGCGCGCGGCGTCGGGGTTCGCGCCCACGCTCCGAATCTCAAACCCGATGGTGGTCTTGAACAGGAGCCAATACACCACGGCGGCGATGCCCAGCGCCACGAAGAACCCGGCATGAAACCGCAGCGGGTCGGGGAAGAACTTGGGAAGCCAGGCCGAATCCCGGATGGCCGGGCTGATGGGCGCCCAGCCGGGCCGTCTCATAGGGCCGTTCAGCAGCCAGTCGCTCAGCAAGAAGGCGATGTAGTTCATCATAATGGTGTTGATGACCTCGTGCGCGCCGGTCTTCGCCTTCAGGACACCGGCCACAGCCGCCCACAGGCCGGCCGCTGCCGCGCCTGCGAAGAAGGCCAGCGGCAGGTGGATGTACTGAGGCAGCCCCTTGACGCTGTAGCCCACGTACACCGACGCCAGCGCGCCGATGAAAATCTGCCCCTCGGCCCCGATGTTGAACAGGCCGCACTGGAAACCCAGGGCCACCGCCAGCCCCGCGAAAATGTACGGCACCGACGTTACCAGGCTCTCGCTGATGGGCCAAAACGCCTGCCGCAGCGGGGCCGTGTCGCCCGTCTCGCGCAGCACGCTGATGGCGTTGGCGAACTCGGCGGGGTTGCCGATGGAGCCTTTGAACAGCGCGCTATAGGCGCTGGCAATGGACTTCCAGGATGCGGCCAGGGCCTTGCCCGGCGCCGAGAAGAAGTCCTTGTACAGGTTGAGCACTTGCAGGTCGGTGAAAACGATGACCAGCGCCCCGATGATGAGCGCCGTAAACACCGCCAGCACAGGCAGCAGGATGGCCTGCAACAGGCTGCCTCGCGCCGGCCGCAACAACAACTTCGCGAGGGCCTGAGCGCGAGTGTCCTGATCGTTTCTCAATGCGCGTTCCTTCCGTTCGCTCAAGGGTCTCTCCTCAAATCCGCGACATTCACAGAGCGGGGTTCTCTTCCACCGGCGCGGGCGCTTCTTCGGCAGCCTCGGCCTCTGCCACGCTCACCCCTGCCATCAGCAGCCCCAGTTTCTGGCGCGTCGCCTCGGCGGCCGGCAGAATCGCCACAAACTGCCCCCGATACATCACCGCGATGCGGTCCGACAGCGCCAGAATCTCGTCCAGTTCCGGCGACACCAACAGCACCGCCGCCCCCTCGTCCCGCTTCTGCACAATCCGCTGATGGATGTACTCAATGGAGCCGACGTCCAGGCCACGGGTGGGCTGAGACGCGATGAGCAGCCGAATAGGGCGGCTGAACTCCCGCGCCACGATCGTCTTCTGCTGGTTGCCGCCCGAAAGCGTAGACACGGGCACGTAGATGTTGGGAGTGCGGATGTCAAACTCGTATGCGCGCTCGGCGGCCGCCTTGTAGATTTCCCCGAACTGGAGGTTGACCCCTTTGGCAAAGGGCGGGATGTAGTAGGTGTTCAGCACCAGGTTATCATGGACGGGGTACTTGAGGATGAGGCCATCCTTCTGGCGGTCTTCGGGCACGTGCGCCACGCCCTGCTCCAGGATTTTGCGCGGCGAAGCATGCGTAACGTCCACGCCATTGACGCGGATGCGGCCCATCTCGGGGCGCAGCAGCCCCGTCAGCGCGCGCACCAGTTCGGTCTGCCCATTGCCCTGCACCCCCGCCACGCCGAGAATCTCGCCTGCCCGCACGTCAAACGTAACGCCCCGCACCGCGACATTGCCGCGGTGATCCACGACATGCAGGTTCTCCACGTCCAGCACCACATCGCCGGGCTTCGCGGGCTTCTTCTTGACCACCAGTTCCACCTCGCGGCCCACCATCATCTGGGCGAGGCGCTCCATGGTGGCCTCGGAGGGCGTCGTCGTCCCCACAGCCCGCCCCTGGCGCAGCACGGTGATGCGGTCGGCGATGGCCATGACCTCTTTCAACTTGTGGGTGATGAAGATGATGGATTTGCCCTGCTCGCGCAAAGACCGGATGATCTTGAATAACTCCTCAACCTCCTGGGGCGTGAGCACGGCCGTAGGTTCGTCCAGGATCAGAATATCGGCCTTGCGGTACAGCACCTTGATGATTTCCACCCGCTGCTGCACGCCCACGGGCAAATCCTTGATATAGTCGTCGGGGTTCACTTCCAACTTGTATTGCTCGGAGATCTCCCGAACCTTGGCGGCAGCCTTCCTGCGGTCCAGGAACAGGCCGTAGCGCATGGATTCCACGCCCAGCATGACGTTCTCGGTAACGGTGAAGACGGGCACCAACATGAAGTGCTGGTGCACCATGCCGATGCCGAGGCGGATGGCATCGTTGGGTTCGTGGATTTCGGCCTTCTTGCCGCGGACAAAAATCTCGCCGGCATCGGGTTGATACAATCCGTAGAGGATGTTCATCAACGTCGTTTTGCCGGCGCCGTTCTCGCCCAACAAGGCGAGGATTTCCCCTTCTTCCAGCGTCAGGTCAATGTGGTCATTCGCCAGAACGCCTGGAAAGGCCTTGGTAATCCCTCGCAACTCAAGGACAGGGGCCATGTCTCTCCTTGTGTCTTTCAGTTTGCGCGACAGCGCTGTCGGCTCATTCTACAGGTACGACAGGTTGGGCGACGCAGGACGCGCCGCCCAACCTGTGTGTCCCAACATGCTTATTACGGGCTGGTCTTGATCTTGCCGGCGATGATGTCGTCGGTGATCTGCTTCAGTTCGTCGGTGAGGCCCGCCGGAATCTTGCTCTCGTAGTCGTGGAACGGGGCGATGCCCACGCCCTTGTTCTTGAGCGTGCCGACGTAGTTCTCGCCGCCCTTGAACGTGCCCTTGACCACGGAGTTGATGGTGTCGTACACGGCCACGTCCATGTTCTTCAGGACGCTGGTCAGGTAGGTCTCCTTGTACTCGGGCGCGCTGATGTACCAGTCGGTGTCCACGCCGATGATCATCAGGCCGCGCTCCTTCGCCACCGCCGCCGCGCCAAGGCCCACAGGCCCGGCCACCGGCATGACGATGTCGCAGCCCTCGTCAAAGAGTGACTCAGCCACCTGGCGGCCCTTCTGGATGTCAATGAAGTCGTTGGTGAAGGTGCCTTCCTGCTTGGCCGAATCCCAACCGAGCACCTGCACGTTGGTGCCGTGCTTCTCGTTGTAGTACTTGACGCCGTACTCAAACCCGTCCATGAAGATGGTAACGGTCGGGATCTTCATGCCGCCGAAGGTGCCCACCTTGCCGGTCTTGGTCATGGCCGCAGCCACGTAGCCGGCCAGGAACGCCGCCTCGTCCGTCTTGAATGTGAGGCCGCGCACGTTCGGGATCGGCGTGTCCGAGCCGCAGTCCTTGCCCACAACCGCGCCCGGCCAGCAGTCGGGATACGCGTAGTCCACGATGGCGAACTTGACGTTCGGATTTTCCTTCGCGAACTTCGCCGTGTCCACGCCCAGCAGGAAGCCCACGGTGATGATCAGGTCGTACTTCTGCTGGATGAACTCGGTGATGTTCTTGGCGTAGTCGGATTGCTGCTGGGACTCCAGGTACTTGCCTTCCACGAACAGTTTCTTCATGGCGTCCTCAACGCCCTTCCAAGCCGTGGCGTTGAAGGACTTGTCGTCGATGCCGCCCGTGTCGGTAACCTGGCCCACCTTGAACGGAACCGACACACCCTTCCAATTGGCGAGTTCAATGCCCAGGGCGGTCGCCACTTGGCGGATGGGGTCAAACATAGCATCCGTGCCCTCGGCCAGGCCGCCGATCTCGTAGATTTCCTGCAGAACCTGCTTGCCTTCTTCGGTCTGGGCGATGTCCAGCAAGCCCTGCTTCAGTTTGGCCACCACATCCTCGGGCAGGCCTTTGCGGACGGACACGGTGTCGTTGGGAATCTCATCGGTGTAGGTGAGAACCACCACCTTGTCCTTGATGTCGGGGTAGTTGCTCGCCAGCGTGCCGCGGGCGTCGTCGTAGGAGGCGGAGGCATCCACCTGCCCGTTGTACACCGCCAGCACGGCCGCCGTGTGGCCGCCGGTGAAGACGGTCTCGGCGAAGTCCTTGGCCGGGTCAATGCCGTTCTTCTTGAACAGGGCATACGGATACAGATAGCCCGACGTGGAGACCGGATCGGTGAAGGCGAACTTCTTACCCTTCAAGTCCTGGAGGGTCTTGATGCCCGAGTCGGCCCGGACGTTGATCTGGCCCTTGTAGGTGGCCTTGCCGTAGCGGATGGTGATGAGCAGCAACTGGACATCGTACTTGTCCTTGGCCAGGACGTAGGATAGCGGGGCCAGCCAGCCGATGTCAATCTTCTCGGCACCCATGCCCTCAATCACCGCCGCGTACGAGGTGGCCACGCTGGACTTGGTAACCAGGCCGGTCTTCTCCTTGATGAGTTTGTCCAGTTTCTCCGCGCCGGCCAGAATCCGCTGCGTGTCGCCCGACGGGACGAAGACCATCGTCAGCGGCTGCGCCTCGGTCCCGATGGCGGGCGGGGGCGGCGGAGTCGTCGGCTCCGGCGTGGGGGTCGGCTGGGCCTGGTACGGTGCGGGCGCGGTCGGGGTCGGCTTCGCGCCGCACGCCACCAGCACCATGGACACGATGAGCAGGATGCTCAGTGCAGCAAACACACGGTTACGCATGTCGTTCTCCTCCTAAAGAGATGTTCTGGGGATTCCTGTGCTCACGACTGTTTCGGCAAAAACCTTTGTTTCGGTCTTCACCTCCTTTCTGCGTGTTGCCCATGTGCGCAAGGTGGGATGTACGAGGAACGTTTGTCAGAGACCGGAAACGAGACAACCTTGGCATCACGATTCGGAATGCCCCCACCGTCGGATTGCCCTCGTTTGCAAGAGTGCAGGGCGATTATAGCAACGGCCCTATTCGCTGTCAAGCGGCGGGAGTGCGCTCCTGTCGTCTCCCAACAGAACTCGGCGGGTGCGGGCCGGCCCCTCTTCGGGACCTATGATACCCTTTTCTTCCAGAATGTCAATCAGCCTGGCCGCGCGCGAGTACCCGATTCGCAGGCGGCGCTGGAGCAGCGAGATGGAGGCCCGATTCGCGGCCCGCACCTCCTCTATGGCTCGCTCCAACAGCGCATCCTCCTCCCCCGCGCCCTCGGCACCGACCTGCACCGGCTCCATATCGCCCCAGAGCGACGGCTGCACCACCTCGGTGGGTTGCGTCTCGCTGACCGTGTACATCCCTTTCCAGTGATTCACCAGCCGGGCCAGTTCCTGATCCGAAACGAAGCACCCTTGCAGGCGCTGCAGTTTGCTGGAGTCGGGCGACATGAACAGCATGTCCCCGCGCCCGAGGAGTTTCTCGGCCCCGGGCGTGTCCAGGATCACGCGCGAATCCACCTGCGACGTTACCGCGAACGAGATGCGCGCCGGGAAGTTCGCCTTGATGAGGCCGGTTACCACATCCACCGACGGGCGCTGCGTGGCGATCACCAGATGGATGCCGGTGGCCCGCGCCATCTGCGCGATGCGGCAAATGGACCGCTCCACCTCCTCCGGCGACACCATCATCAGGTCGGCCAGTTCGTCAATGATGACCACGATGTACGGCAGAGGCTTCTCGCCGCGCCCCGCCGCCATGCGGTTGTAGGCGTCCAGGTTGCGCGCGCCCGCCTTGGAGAAGAGTTTGTAGCGGCGGTCCATCTCGCGGGTTGTCCACTTCAGCACGCTCACCACGCGCTCCAAATCCACCACCACCGGCGACAAGAGGTGCGGAATCCCGTTGAACGGGACCAACTCCACCATCTTGGGGTCCACCATGATGAGCCGCAAATCGTCCGGCGTGTTGTTGAGCAGCAGGCACGCGATGATGGAATTGATGCAGACCGACTTGCCCGAACCCGTCGCGCCCGCGATGAGCAGATGGGGCATGGCCGCCAGGTCGGCCACCACCGCCTGCCCCGACACGTCCTGCCCCAGGGCGATGCGCAGTTTGGACGTTAGGCTTCGGAACGCCTCGGACTCCATGACGCCCCGCAGCCCCACCAGCGAGGTCTGGCCGTTGGGCACCTCAATCCCGACGATGGAGCGGCCCGGCACCGGCGCTTCAATCCGAATCGGGCTGGCCGCCAGGGCAAGCGCCAAATCGTTCGCCAGGGCGCTGATCTTGCTGACTTTGATCTTGGACTTGCGGACCTGGCCGCGTTCGTCCTTGCGCTCCACGTAGCCCGGCTCCACGCCGAACTGCGTAACGGTGGGGCCTTGGTTCACCTCAATCACGCGGGCCGGGACGCCGAAACTCGCCAGCGTCTCCTCAATGATGCGCACGCGCTCGCGGATCTCCGACTGGCTGATTTCAATCTCAACGTTTTGCTCCAGGATGTCGGCGATTTGGGGCAGTTCCCATTTCTGCGCCCCGCCGAGGATGCGCGGGAACAGGGGGCCGGTCGGCTTGGGCGGCTGGGGGGCCTCCCCGCCGATGATGACCGGCTTGGGCGCGGGCGCGGCTGCTCGCGCGGGAGGCGCCGCCGGCTCGCTCACGGCTTCCGCGGGCGCTGCCGGCCGCCCCTCGTTGACCACATACGGCGGGGCTTTGCCCCTCCGCAGGCGCGCCACCGCCGCACGCGCAAAAGCGGCCATCTCCGACAGGGAGATGCCCGCCGTCATCAGAATCCCCACCAGCAAGCCCGCGATGGCCACAATCCATGCGCCCACCCCGCCCAGGCCGCGGATGAGCGCCTGGCTGATGAGCCACCCCAGGTAGCCCCCGCCGTTCCCGCTGGCGGCCAGTTGGCGCGGCGACACCGCCGAAGGGAGCATGTGCAGCACGCCCAGCCCCAGGAGGAACAGCACCGCAACCCCCACGGGCTTCTCCGGATCGATCGCCGGCTCGCGCCCGATGCTTTTCAGAATCAACCACAGGCCGATGGCCGCAAACCCGAACGGCGTA from Chloroflexota bacterium includes the following:
- a CDS encoding ABC transporter permease, with protein sequence MAVAARNAELTIARRRHAGMGIFFLAVALVIVGIFARTTPAGLDTTFGLNPARLTTAMRLPDLVLPSLPSLWFLAAVCAFLGGWQVAKGFRSTGWALGVVAFAFVAAFLIWAARGKSMNLVGMLSSSLLRAIPIALGAFCGILCERAAVINIAIEGMMLTAAFMAAWVGSITHNLWIALMAAMLSSAFLAAILAVLSIKFKVDQIVSGTVINIFATGLTSYLSAKFLQVYQNLNNPGIFKPISLPLLSRIPIIGPVFFEHNIIVYITFLLLILIHVMLFYTRWGLRTRAVGEHPKAADTLGVNVFRTRYINVIMGGLVAGIGGAFFTIGSVGRFDEVMTAGKGFIGLAAMIFGKWTPFGAFGSSIIFGFADSLQTKLQILQVPIPSEFLLMAPYLVTMVVLAGVIGRAIPPAADGQPYEKQ
- a CDS encoding ABC transporter permease; translation: MSERKERALRNDQDTRAQALAKLLLRPARGSLLQAILLPVLAVFTALIIGALVIVFTDLQVLNLYKDFFSAPGKALAASWKSIASAYSALFKGSIGNPAEFANAISVLRETGDTAPLRQAFWPISESLVTSVPYIFAGLAVALGFQCGLFNIGAEGQIFIGALASVYVGYSVKGLPQYIHLPLAFFAGAAAAGLWAAVAGVLKAKTGAHEVINTIMMNYIAFLLSDWLLNGPMRRPGWAPISPAIRDSAWLPKFFPDPLRFHAGFFVALGIAAVVYWLLFKTTIGFEIRSVGANPDAARYAGISVTRNFVLAMFLSGALAGMAGANEVLGVNHQLASAFSSGYGFDSIALALLGKSHPAGVVLAALLFGTLRSGATRMQSLAGVPVDIISILQALVIIFIAAPAIIRWIYRIRLEREVGETVFTRGWGQ
- a CDS encoding ABC transporter ATP-binding protein, encoding MAPVLELRGITKAFPGVLANDHIDLTLEEGEILALLGENGAGKTTLMNILYGLYQPDAGEIFVRGKKAEIHEPNDAIRLGIGMVHQHFMLVPVFTVTENVMLGVESMRYGLFLDRRKAAAKVREISEQYKLEVNPDDYIKDLPVGVQQRVEIIKVLYRKADILILDEPTAVLTPQEVEELFKIIRSLREQGKSIIFITHKLKEVMAIADRITVLRQGRAVGTTTPSEATMERLAQMMVGREVELVVKKKPAKPGDVVLDVENLHVVDHRGNVAVRGVTFDVRAGEILGVAGVQGNGQTELVRALTGLLRPEMGRIRVNGVDVTHASPRKILEQGVAHVPEDRQKDGLILKYPVHDNLVLNTYYIPPFAKGVNLQFGEIYKAAAERAYEFDIRTPNIYVPVSTLSGGNQQKTIVAREFSRPIRLLIASQPTRGLDVGSIEYIHQRIVQKRDEGAAVLLVSPELDEILALSDRIAVMYRGQFVAILPAAEATRQKLGLLMAGVSVAEAEAAEEAPAPVEENPAL
- the phnD gene encoding phosphate/phosphite/phosphonate ABC transporter substrate-binding protein; translation: MRNRVFAALSILLIVSMVLVACGAKPTPTAPAPYQAQPTPTPEPTTPPPPPAIGTEAQPLTMVFVPSGDTQRILAGAEKLDKLIKEKTGLVTKSSVATSYAAVIEGMGAEKIDIGWLAPLSYVLAKDKYDVQLLLITIRYGKATYKGQINVRADSGIKTLQDLKGKKFAFTDPVSTSGYLYPYALFKKNGIDPAKDFAETVFTGGHTAAVLAVYNGQVDASASYDDARGTLASNYPDIKDKVVVLTYTDEIPNDTVSVRKGLPEDVVAKLKQGLLDIAQTEEGKQVLQEIYEIGGLAEGTDAMFDPIRQVATALGIELANWKGVSVPFKVGQVTDTGGIDDKSFNATAWKGVEDAMKKLFVEGKYLESQQQSDYAKNITEFIQQKYDLIITVGFLLGVDTAKFAKENPNVKFAIVDYAYPDCWPGAVVGKDCGSDTPIPNVRGLTFKTDEAAFLAGYVAAAMTKTGKVGTFGGMKIPTVTIFMDGFEYGVKYYNEKHGTNVQVLGWDSAKQEGTFTNDFIDIQKGRQVAESLFDEGCDIVMPVAGPVGLGAAAVAKERGLMIIGVDTDWYISAPEYKETYLTSVLKNMDVAVYDTINSVVKGTFKGGENYVGTLKNKGVGIAPFHDYESKIPAGLTDELKQITDDIIAGKIKTSP
- a CDS encoding DNA translocase FtsK 4TM domain-containing protein — its product is MAKTGKSKKRKPSPPLRFRGEVAGLLLIALALVTLLSILSVSQGSITETWLNLLFLAFGYGAYVTPFGFAAIGLWLILKSIGREPAIDPEKPVGVAVLFLLGLGVLHMLPSAVSPRQLAASGNGGGYLGWLISQALIRGLGGVGAWIVAIAGLLVGILMTAGISLSEMAAFARAAVARLRRGKAPPYVVNEGRPAAPAEAVSEPAAPPARAAAPAPKPVIIGGEAPQPPKPTGPLFPRILGGAQKWELPQIADILEQNVEIEISQSEIRERVRIIEETLASFGVPARVIEVNQGPTVTQFGVEPGYVERKDERGQVRKSKIKVSKISALANDLALALAASPIRIEAPVPGRSIVGIEVPNGQTSLVGLRGVMESEAFRSLTSKLRIALGQDVSGQAVVADLAAMPHLLIAGATGSGKSVCINSIIACLLLNNTPDDLRLIMVDPKMVELVPFNGIPHLLSPVVVDLERVVSVLKWTTREMDRRYKLFSKAGARNLDAYNRMAAGRGEKPLPYIVVIIDELADLMMVSPEEVERSICRIAQMARATGIHLVIATQRPSVDVVTGLIKANFPARISFAVTSQVDSRVILDTPGAEKLLGRGDMLFMSPDSSKLQRLQGCFVSDQELARLVNHWKGMYTVSETQPTEVVQPSLWGDMEPVQVGAEGAGEEDALLERAIEEVRAANRASISLLQRRLRIGYSRAARLIDILEEKGIIGPEEGPARTRRVLLGDDRSALPPLDSE